The Fibrobacter sp. genome includes a region encoding these proteins:
- a CDS encoding dihydrofolate reductase — protein MKTQYYTAASLDGFIATEDDSLDWLFSLGDLNNSSYPEFISNVGTLAMGSKTYEWILGNKEKVIAETGSSWPYTQPAWIFSSRRLPVIEGADLHFVNGDVRRVHAEMRDAAKNKNIWIVGGGDLAGQFYDSSLLDELIIQIGSVTLGKGKPLFPRRVLNPILRLVSGIAPKKWTRD, from the coding sequence ATGAAAACACAGTATTACACAGCGGCAAGTCTCGATGGATTCATTGCTACTGAGGATGACTCACTTGACTGGTTATTTTCTCTTGGGGACCTTAACAATTCCAGTTATCCTGAATTCATATCAAATGTTGGTACCCTTGCGATGGGGTCAAAAACTTACGAGTGGATATTAGGCAATAAGGAAAAGGTTATCGCTGAAACCGGCTCATCGTGGCCATACACTCAACCAGCCTGGATCTTCTCCAGCCGCCGACTTCCGGTAATTGAGGGTGCCGACCTCCACTTTGTCAATGGTGATGTGAGGCGTGTCCACGCTGAAATGCGAGATGCTGCAAAAAACAAAAATATCTGGATTGTAGGAGGAGGAGATCTCGCGGGCCAGTTCTACGATTCCTCCTTACTGGATGAGCTTATCATCCAGATTGGGTCAGTCACTCTCGGAAAAGGCAAACCTCTCTTCCCCCGCAGAGTGCTTAATCCAATTTTGCGCTTAGTGTCTGGAATTGCCCCGAAAAAATGGACACGTGACTAA